One window of the bacterium genome contains the following:
- a CDS encoding glutamine--tRNA ligase/YqeY domain fusion protein — protein sequence MNETNKQNADPAGEDRGESTDFIREAIKEDLREGRFDHVHTRFPPEPNAYLHIGHAKAIWIDYGVAQEFGGKFNLRFDDTNPTKEEQEFVDAIIEDVRWLGADWDDRLFFGSDYFEQMYEWAIDLIKKGKAYVCDLSPEEVIDMRGAPTEPGKESPYRNRSVEENLDLFQRMRAGEFPDGTRTLRAKIDMSSPNLNLRDPIMYRIRHAEHHRQGDKWCIYPMYDWAHGLEDSIEGVTHSLCSLEYEIHRPLYDWFLDQLGIYHPRQIEFARLNLTHTVMSKRRFIELVSGGYVSGYDDPRLPTLAGLRRRGYTPEAIHEFCRRIGVAKTDSVVDVAVLEDCVRDDLNKRSQRVMAVMDPLKVVITNYPEGQTEELDIINNPEDPSTGTRKVPFAKELYIEREDFREVPPPKYFRLAPGREVRLRNAYFIKCNDVIKDANGEIVELHCTYDPATRGGDAPDGRKVKATLHWVAASKAISAEVRLYDHLFSKPDPDDVEEGQDWFSNLNPNSLEVATCYIEPSVVGAKPGTRYQFERQGYFCVDIDSTAQKLIFNRTATLRDSWAKIAKSIERSAS from the coding sequence ATGAATGAGACAAACAAACAAAATGCCGACCCTGCTGGTGAAGACCGCGGTGAATCCACAGACTTCATTCGTGAAGCCATCAAAGAAGATCTGCGCGAAGGTCGATTCGACCATGTCCATACGCGGTTTCCTCCCGAACCCAACGCCTATCTGCATATCGGCCATGCCAAGGCTATATGGATAGATTATGGCGTCGCCCAGGAGTTCGGCGGTAAGTTTAACCTGCGCTTTGACGACACTAACCCCACCAAAGAAGAGCAGGAGTTTGTCGATGCAATAATAGAAGACGTCCGCTGGCTCGGAGCCGACTGGGATGATCGGTTGTTCTTCGGATCAGATTATTTCGAGCAGATGTATGAGTGGGCTATCGATCTCATAAAAAAGGGGAAGGCATATGTTTGTGACCTGTCACCTGAGGAAGTCATCGACATGCGCGGTGCACCTACCGAACCGGGTAAGGAAAGCCCTTACCGTAACCGCAGTGTGGAAGAAAATCTGGACCTGTTTCAGAGGATGCGCGCAGGCGAGTTTCCAGATGGGACAAGGACTCTGCGTGCCAAAATAGATATGTCTTCGCCCAATCTAAACCTGCGTGACCCGATAATGTATCGCATACGCCATGCAGAGCATCATCGCCAGGGTGACAAGTGGTGTATCTATCCAATGTATGACTGGGCTCACGGCTTGGAAGACTCTATCGAGGGAGTAACTCACTCGCTCTGCTCGCTGGAATATGAGATACATCGACCATTGTATGATTGGTTCCTGGATCAGCTAGGCATCTATCATCCACGCCAGATCGAATTCGCACGGCTCAACTTGACCCATACCGTTATGAGTAAGCGACGATTCATCGAGCTTGTGAGCGGCGGTTATGTCAGCGGCTATGATGATCCCAGGCTCCCAACACTGGCCGGCCTACGCAGAAGAGGCTACACGCCTGAAGCTATTCATGAGTTCTGCCGCAGAATAGGTGTGGCAAAAACAGACAGCGTGGTCGATGTTGCAGTGCTGGAAGACTGTGTGCGCGATGACCTCAACAAGCGCTCGCAGCGAGTAATGGCTGTTATGGACCCGCTGAAGGTTGTCATCACAAATTACCCTGAGGGACAGACCGAAGAGTTGGACATCATCAATAACCCAGAAGACCCCAGCACCGGAACGCGCAAAGTTCCGTTTGCAAAGGAGCTTTATATCGAACGCGAGGACTTCCGAGAAGTGCCTCCGCCTAAATATTTCCGCCTGGCTCCCGGCCGCGAGGTCCGGCTGCGCAACGCCTACTTTATCAAATGTAATGATGTGATAAAAGATGCAAACGGCGAGATAGTGGAGTTGCATTGCACATACGATCCTGCGACACGCGGTGGAGATGCGCCGGATGGTCGCAAGGTAAAAGCAACGTTGCATTGGGTTGCGGCAAGCAAGGCCATATCGGCAGAGGTCCGACTCTACGATCACCTTTTCAGCAAACCAGACCCGGATGATGTCGAAGAGGGTCAGGACTGGTTTTCCAACCTAAACCCAAATTCGCTCGAAGTTGCCACTTGCTATATAGAACCGAGTGTAGTCGGAGCTAAACCTGGCACTCGTTACCAGTTCGAGAGACAAGGTTACTTCTGCGTCGATATCGACTCGACTGCTCAAAAACTCATCTTTAATCGAACAGCTACTTTACGTGATTCGTGGGCAAAAATAGCAAAGTCAATAGAGCGTTCGGCGAGCTAG
- the amrB gene encoding AmmeMemoRadiSam system protein B produces the protein MARKPAVAGMFYEADEQDLIRSIEKCFVSRFGPGKIPEVTDKRIGRLLGLVCPHAGYIYSGQAAAHAYFELAKDGLPDIAIILGPNHHGLGAVAAVGTQAEWITPLGSMQVDLEVAGQITRLAEFATSDDSAHVREHSVEVQLPFLQYISRGHKNIRIVPITLAYLNKPDALLLTQDLGNAIAQSIKGKSAVIIASSDLTHYESRDSARAKDTLAIDHVLNLDPEGLIETVYDRSITMCGVLPTAVMLHACKVLGATGARKLAYYSSGDITGEVDQVVGYGALSVEA, from the coding sequence ATGGCACGCAAACCTGCAGTGGCAGGCATGTTCTATGAAGCTGATGAGCAGGACCTGATCCGAAGTATTGAAAAGTGTTTTGTAAGCAGGTTTGGGCCGGGCAAAATTCCTGAAGTGACGGACAAAAGGATCGGCCGTCTGCTTGGGCTTGTCTGTCCGCATGCGGGATATATTTATTCCGGCCAGGCAGCCGCACATGCTTATTTTGAGCTTGCGAAAGATGGTCTGCCGGATATAGCTATTATTTTGGGACCAAACCACCATGGTTTGGGCGCTGTGGCTGCTGTTGGGACTCAGGCCGAATGGATAACACCTCTTGGATCAATGCAAGTAGACCTCGAAGTCGCCGGCCAGATCACACGTCTTGCAGAGTTTGCAACATCCGATGACTCAGCACACGTACGTGAGCACTCTGTTGAGGTGCAGCTTCCTTTTTTGCAATATATAAGCCGTGGTCACAAGAATATCCGCATTGTCCCGATCACTCTTGCCTACCTAAACAAACCCGATGCTCTGCTTTTGACACAGGACCTGGGGAATGCAATAGCTCAATCGATTAAAGGAAAGAGCGCAGTTATTATTGCAAGTTCCGACTTAACACACTATGAGTCACGTGACAGCGCACGAGCAAAAGATACTCTGGCAATAGACCATGTCCTGAATTTGGACCCCGAAGGACTTATTGAGACCGTATATGACAGGTCCATCACGATGTGCGGCGTCCTGCCGACAGCCGTGATGCTGCATGCGTGCAAGGTGCTTGGAGCGACTGGGGCGCGAAAGCTGGCTTACTACAGCTCGGGTGACATTACAGGCGAGGTGGACCAAGTCGTGGGTTATGGAGCTTTGAGCGTAGAAGCGTAA